From the Quercus lobata isolate SW786 chromosome 6, ValleyOak3.0 Primary Assembly, whole genome shotgun sequence genome, one window contains:
- the LOC115950156 gene encoding uncharacterized protein LOC115950156 — MKRPMCTSILSGRSYVIEVLEGNPQVCYDIFRMDKTIFRHLCNELKRLHLLEEDTGWVSVEESIGTVLFIVGHNADYRVAANRFQHSLETIQRRFRHTLRAIHALGCIIIQPDVDAAELPQSLRGNGKYYPWFEKCVGAIDETHISASTPSGRTTAFRDRRSDITQNVMCVCNFDMRFTYVHTGWEGSANDSRVMQDALGHAEYEFPWPPKGSYYLVDSGYAIGSAFLPHTSPHTTMPKSFGARFPILTGMHSFSISRQRVIMTACCALHNFIRMYNRPDEMFHVWEGSFVRNSDANLAGAARVGSGGTEEAFNSPAQRAMSEYRDVITAAMWADYIVQ; from the exons ATGAAGCGACCTATGTGCACTAGTATCCTGAGTGGGAGGTCATATGTGATTGAAGTATTAGAAGGAAATCCGCAAGTGTGTTATGACATATTCCGCATGGACAAGACCATTTTTAGACACTTGTGTAATGAGTTGAAGCGGTTGCACCTATTAGAGGAGGACACTGGTTGGGTTTCAGTTGAGGAGTCCATTGGGACAGTTCTATTTATCGTCGGACACAACGCTGACTACCGGGTAGCTGCCAACCGCTTCCAACATTCTCTCGAGACCATTCAAAGGCGGTTTCGGCATACCTTGCGTGCTATCCATGCTTTGGGATGTATCATCATCCAGCCTGACGTTGATGCAGCTGAGCTCCCTCAATCACTTCGAGGGAATGGGAAATATTATCCATGGTTTGAG AAATGTGTGGGGGCTATCGATGAGACGCACATAAGTGCTTCTACCCCATCTGGTAGGACCACCGCATTTAGAGATAGACGGAGTGATATCACCCAAAACGTGATGTGTGTATGCAACTTTGACATGCGGTTTACGTATGTGCATACGGGATGGGAAGGGAGTGCAAATGATTCACGAGTCATGCAGGACGCACTTGGACATGCCGAGTATGAGTTCCCTTGGCCGcctaaag GATCGTACTACCTCGTTGACTCGGGGTACGCAATAGGCAGTGCATTCCTCCCCCACACAAGTCCACACACTACCATGCCCAAGAGTTTCGGG GCGAGGTTCCCGATCTTGACTGGAATGCACTCCTTCTCTATCTCTAGACAACGGGTGATTATGACTGCTTGCTGTGCATTGCACAACTTTATTCGCATGTATAACCGGCCAGATGAAATGTTCCATGTGTGGGAAGGATCATTTGTGCGTAACAGCGACGCAAACCTAGCAGGAGCTGCACGCGTAGGCAGTGGGGGCACTGAAGAAGCTTTTAATTCTCCGGCACAACGAGCAATGTCGGAGTATCGTGATGTGATAACTGCTGCTATGTGGGCAGATTACATTGTTCAATGA
- the LOC115950157 gene encoding uncharacterized protein At2g29880-like, whose protein sequence is MDDAEDKKWPEAVERHFIDILLEEDAKGNMPQGQFKSGTWTTVVNEFNKRASKSYTKAQLTQKYQRLKQRHRTFSQLIARTGMGWDPISNTVTASDDAWATAFVVNHRFKEFKRKGMRHYELLGTLFNSNTATGFLQMSSAQPAPNSDEERELDAAFLSKRVHVNVSIDGLDDVEELPTPSEAQSRRQAEKRPAEPSHSSGKRKKGHSLESMTEAIWGFTDMRNRRGKKSIDTGDSTVGADPESITAAVTLLNQHTDVDHVTYCKVVQELHNAKSRAAFFAMTVDRRRAWIEFIGGGLQYERATSVIIDPGLYSLHKSGAFWVSKQRSVPSAYTVKEEVRCDSVMTNTDSDRDSGMAESDSDEYDSEVELEIATAYVQLCIEYV, encoded by the exons ATGGATGATGCCGAGGATAAGAAGTGGCCTGAAGCAGTTGAGAGACATTTTATTGATATCTTGTTAGAAGAGGATGCTAAAGGGAATATGCCCCAAGGCCAATTCAAGTCTGGAACTTGGACAACAGTTGTCAATGAGTTTAACAAGCGTGCGTCTAAAAGTTACACCAAGGCACAACTTACACAAAAATATCAACGACTGAAACAGAGACACCGCACATTCTCCCAGCTCATCGCACGTACAGGAATGGGATGGGACCCCATTTCAAATACGGTGACGGCCAGTGACGATGCTTGGGCTACTGCATTTGTG GTCAATCATAGATTCAAGGAGTTCAAGAGAAAGGGGATGAGACACTATGAGCTATTGGGCACTCTTTTCAATTCAAACACAGCCACGGGTTTCCTCCAAATGTCATCTGCCCAACCAGCTCCCAATagtgatgaagagagagaaCTTGATGCAGCCTTTCTATCTAAGAGGGTACATGTCAATGTCAGCATCGATGGTTTGGATGACGTGGAGGAGTTGCCCACACCGAGTGAAGCCCAAAGCCGGAGGCAAGCTGAAAAGCGGCCAGCTGAACCGTCTCATTCAAgtggaaaaaggaagaaagggcaCTCCCTTGAATCCATGACTGAGGCAATATGGGGTTTTACTGACATGAGGAATCGTCGGGGGAAAAAGTCCATCGACACTGGAGACTCTACTGTGGGGGCTGACCCTGAGTCAATTACAGCAGCTGTAACTCTTCTGAACCAGCACACCGATGTCGATCATGTCACGTATTGCAAGGTCGTGCAGGAGCTTCATAACGCCAAGAGTAGAGCTGCTTTTTTTGCCATGACGGTTGATAGAAGAAGGGCCTGGATTGAGTTTATTGGGGGTGGATTGCa GTATGAGAGAGCCACGTCTGTTATAATTGATCCAGGTCTATATAGCTTGCATAAATCAGGTGCATTTTGGGTCTCAAAGCAAAGGAGTGTACCATCTGCATATACG GTTAAGGAGGAAGTCAG GTGTGATTCAGTTATGACCAACACCGATTCAGATCGTGATTCAGGCATGGCTGAGTCCGATTCAGATGAGTACGATAGTGAGGTGGAGCTCGAGATTGCCACAGCCTACGTTCAGCTGTGTATAGAGTACGTGTAA